ACTGGTATTCTTCTTCAACCAAGAAACCGTTTTTATGCAAGATAGCTTTTCCTTTTCCCAGTGGTTGAAAACAACAATCTAAATGTAATGCATTTTCCCTTGCGTTACTGGACTTTCTAAGCTCGAACGATTTTACGGTTTTTCTGGGAAACTGATTTCTCAAGTAGTCTACTGCATGTGAGTTGGTTCTGGCCGTTATCCATTCAGCGTAATCATCTGCCGTATATGTACCTACAAAAATATAATCCTTCCAGGGCATGACATCTCCACCCTCTACATGTACCTCTTCCGGTGGATGCAAAATATGACCTTCATCTATCTTATCTAGTACGTGCAGAATAGCCTCTACTTCTTTTTCTCTTTCCGGTAAGATATTGGCTACTACAAGTTTATCCTCGATAACAAAGGCAATATCCCTTGAAAAGATTTGATTACACTGCTCTAAAACTTCAGGTCGGTACACTTTTACACCATATTTTTCAAATACCGCGGCAAACGCTTCCATTTCTTGTATCATATCGGCTTCTTTGGGATAAGTCCCAGCAAGTATATGTTCCAAAGACTTGGGGTCGTAGGCCTCTTCGGGTTTTGGTGTTGGACCACTACTTTTAGCTGTTCCCAAAACAACGGCCTTCAAAGGTGAAATCTCATCGTTGATATTTAATCTGAGCATGATAAGTTTAGAATAAAATTAATTTCGATTTTAAACCAAAAAAAGCTCCTTTATAAATAAAAGAGCTTTCATTGTTTTTATTAAAAGGTAGCAATCTACCTGGCATCAAGTTCAACGAACGGACGCTCGGTTTCTCCGATATAAATTTGTCTTGGTCTGCCAATAGGTTCATTACGTAGCCTCATTTCTCTCCATTGCGCTATCCAACCTGGTAATCTTCCCAAAGCGAACATTACGGTAAACATTTCTGTTGGGATACCCAAGGCCCTATAGATAATTCCTGAATAGAAATCTACGTTAGGATACAATTTTCTATCAACGAAATATGGATCTTCCAAGGCTTCTTTCGCAAGTCCTTTTGCTATCTCAAGAATTGGATCATCAATACCTAAGTCGTTAAGCACTTCTTCAGCTGCTTTTTTGATGATCTTAGCCCTTGGGTCAAAGTTCTTATATACCCTATGTCCAAAGCCCATTAGTCTGAAAGGGTCGCTCTTGTCCTTTGCCTTGGCCATATACTTTTTAGTATCACCACCATCTGCCTCAATAGCTTCCAACATCTCCAGAACCGCTTGGTTAGCACCACCGTGTAATGGGCCCCATAAGGCGGAAATACCTGCGGATAGGGAAGCAAACAAGCCTGCATGCGAAGACCCAACAATACGCACGGTAGATGTAGAACAGTTCTGTTCGTGATCGGCATGTAATATTAATAATTGATCAAGCGCATCGATTACGATTTTATTTCTCTTATACTCCTGAGAAGGTTTTTTGAACATCATTTTATGAATGTTCTCTACGTAACCCAAGGTGTCATCACCATAATCCAATGGTAATCCTTTTTTCTTACGAAGTGTCCATGCTACCAGAACCGGAAATTTGGCCAGTATCCTTACAATAGCACCGTACATTTCGTCTTTTGAAGTTACATTTACCGAAATTGGATTAAAAGCGATCAGTGCACTTGTCAAAGAAGAAAGAACGCCCATAGGATGGGCTGATTTTGGAAAAGCATCCAAAATCTTTTTCATTTCTTCATCTACGTGAGATTCATTCTTTATGTCTATGTGAAAAGCTTCTAACTGCTCTTTGTTAGGTAATTCTCCAAAAATTAATAGGTAGGCCACCTCAAGAAAATCTGCTTTCTCAGCAAGTTCTTCTATGGCATACCCTCTATATCTCAGAATACCCTGCTCACCATCTAGAAATGTTATAGCACTTTCGCAAGACCCGGTATTCTTGTATCCAGGATCTATGGTAATAATCCCACCAGTACTGCCACGTAGCTGCTTGATATCTATGGCAAGTTCATCCTCGGTACCTTTTATAACTGGAAATTCATACTCTTTACCATCGTACTTTAAAGTAGCTTTATCTGACATATATCGTAATTACTTAGATTTAATTTTAACGGTAAATTTACGGAAAAGTGATTGTTTTAACAATTAAACGGGTAGCTTTAGATAATTATTAACACCTGATATTTTTTAAGATAAAATAGGCTTTTATAACTACAATAAATACAAGTCCTTATAATAGGCATCCAGTGATTTTTCCCATGTAAACCTCATTTTCTTAGCGTTGTTCTTAATCCTTTTCCACTTGGGCTGGTCGTTCTCCCAGATATCAAGGGCCTGGTCAAAACTCTTAACCATATTATTTATCTTTTCGTCATAGGTATTACCATCGAACGCGAAGCCGGTTTTTAAGTGGGAGACCGTATCCTTTAAACCTCCAGTATGATGCACCAAACAAGGGTTCCCGTTGCGCATCGCCAACATCTGACTTATACCACAAGGTTCAAAAAGGCTAGGCATAAAATAAAGGTCTGTCTCTAGATACATGGAATCTATCAAATCTTCTGACTGACCGTTCGTGAAAATAAAATTCTTATACTTATAACTCATGTTACGAAAATGTTCTTCGTAACCTGGATCTCCTGTTCCCAAGAGCATAAAAATTCCGCCTATTTTATCAAGTCGTTTTAACATCTTTTCCAATGCTTCCGGAGATCGCATAAAAAAGTAAAATTTTTGTTCTGTTAAACGGGCAACACTAGACACTATAAATTTGGGTCTATTACCTACGTATTCCATGATTTTCTCACCTGTATGGGCAAGAAAATTAGCTTTATACATTTTTGACTCATCTTGAAGCCATCCAAATAATGCTTTGACCGTATTTCTATAAAGCAAGCCCTTTTCCGCTTCTCTAATATTACCATAGTTGGACGCATTCAAAATTCCGAACAACCGCCCTTCATTATCTGCCTGTAGTAAATCATTTTCCAAACTTTCCCCCCCAATAAATTCAGGTTTTCTACTAGGAAGCATCACGTCTTCCTTATAAGATGGAGAGACCGTATGTACGGCATCTGCCAGGCGAATACCAACTGCCATGAGATTAATACAATCCTGGTAACGCGGGTCCATCAAAGTCTTATGGTCAAGCTCTATTTCGGGAAACCAATTATTAACTGAAGCATAATTATCGTA
This genomic window from Maribacter sp. MJ134 contains:
- a CDS encoding dimethylarginine dimethylaminohydrolase family protein codes for the protein MLRLNINDEISPLKAVVLGTAKSSGPTPKPEEAYDPKSLEHILAGTYPKEADMIQEMEAFAAVFEKYGVKVYRPEVLEQCNQIFSRDIAFVIEDKLVVANILPEREKEVEAILHVLDKIDEGHILHPPEEVHVEGGDVMPWKDYIFVGTYTADDYAEWITARTNSHAVDYLRNQFPRKTVKSFELRKSSNARENALHLDCCFQPLGKGKAILHKNGFLVEEEYQWLVDFFGRENIFEITADEMYHMFSNVFSISPNTVVSEKGFTRLNDWLRSEGFTVEEIPYAEIAKQEGLLRCSTLPLIRE
- a CDS encoding citrate synthase, which encodes MSDKATLKYDGKEYEFPVIKGTEDELAIDIKQLRGSTGGIITIDPGYKNTGSCESAITFLDGEQGILRYRGYAIEELAEKADFLEVAYLLIFGELPNKEQLEAFHIDIKNESHVDEEMKKILDAFPKSAHPMGVLSSLTSALIAFNPISVNVTSKDEMYGAIVRILAKFPVLVAWTLRKKKGLPLDYGDDTLGYVENIHKMMFKKPSQEYKRNKIVIDALDQLLILHADHEQNCSTSTVRIVGSSHAGLFASLSAGISALWGPLHGGANQAVLEMLEAIEADGGDTKKYMAKAKDKSDPFRLMGFGHRVYKNFDPRAKIIKKAAEEVLNDLGIDDPILEIAKGLAKEALEDPYFVDRKLYPNVDFYSGIIYRALGIPTEMFTVMFALGRLPGWIAQWREMRLRNEPIGRPRQIYIGETERPFVELDAR
- a CDS encoding glycogen synthase, with amino-acid sequence MNNFLFVAAENDAIPDCKAGGMGDVVRDVPREISKRGDKVHVVVPSYSRLHKSGVFKMNLNFQLRGTSYTAELYEVVPKKIDANIKHYVIHHPEIEEGGIAHIYHDDPTEPFYNDFVKFMVFNTAVAESMRVEAYGSLDIVHMHDWHSSALLFLKKYHPSYRGLRKMRYVYSIHNLAIQGIRPFYDNYASVNNWFPEIELDHKTLMDPRYQDCINLMAVGIRLADAVHTVSPSYKEDVMLPSRKPEFIGGESLENDLLQADNEGRLFGILNASNYGNIREAEKGLLYRNTVKALFGWLQDESKMYKANFLAHTGEKIMEYVGNRPKFIVSSVARLTEQKFYFFMRSPEALEKMLKRLDKIGGIFMLLGTGDPGYEEHFRNMSYKYKNFIFTNGQSEDLIDSMYLETDLYFMPSLFEPCGISQMLAMRNGNPCLVHHTGGLKDTVSHLKTGFAFDGNTYDEKINNMVKSFDQALDIWENDQPKWKRIKNNAKKMRFTWEKSLDAYYKDLYLL